The Pseudophryne corroboree isolate aPseCor3 chromosome 2, aPseCor3.hap2, whole genome shotgun sequence genome has a segment encoding these proteins:
- the LOC134991184 gene encoding paraneoplastic antigen-like protein 5 — protein sequence MEVIMERDIHTWCKDQGVDPRQSICIVGNFAGTTDDKVIKEVQKLCGVKIPCVVDKWKSATGDICAILITNQEYLDSSLIPANILVEGLPGRRWQIMCPIEIGETEGEAQVAIGDNSSERLEGNYQNAGDSSLPRAATSNITTESVEPQVEAVMDKMVSHFERWHYEGGYRRLRVFSGIIPVPNEEEGYDAWREAAVQHSEEWRCPEHIKKQRIVESLRGPAMGIIHATWRSNPDGTLKDYFNALDYSFGTIEHVWDILARLNQTYQEPAETLTNYIYCLDKILYNLRDKGGIEASEIDEKHIKHLLRGALTNNPVAQRLRCSAVGARPPMLGELIKVVKLE from the coding sequence ATGGAGGTTATAATGGAAAGGGACATCCACACCTGGTGTAAAGATCAAGGAGTAGACCCCCGCCAAAGTATATGCATAGTGGGCAACTTTGCGGGCACTACAGATGACAAAGTGATCAAAGAAGTACAGAAATTATGTGGGGTAAAAATTCCCTGCGTAGTTGATAAGTGGAAGAGTGCCACGGGGGACATATGCGCTATCTTGATAACCAATCAGGAATACCTGGATTCCTCCCTGATTCCTGCAAATATATTGGTCGAAGGGTTACCGGGCAGAAGATGGCAGATAATGTGTCCCATTGAAATTGGTGAGACTGAAGGGGAAGCCCAGGTAGCCATTGGTGATAATAGTTCTGAGAGACTTGAGGGAAACTACCAGAATGCGGGGGATAGTTCTCTGCCTAGGGCCGCTACGAGTAACATTACAACTGAATCTGTAGAGCCACAAGTAGAGGCTGTAATGGACAAAATGGTAAGCCACTTTGAacgctggcactatgaggggggatACAGGAGGCTCAGAGTTTTCTCCGGCATAATACCAGTACCCAATGAAGAGGAAGGATATGACGCTTGGAGGGAGGCCGCCGTACAGCACTCAGAGGAGTGGCGGTGCCCGGAGCATATAAAGAAGCAACGGATAGTGGAAAGCCTGAGAGGCCCCGCCATGGGGATCATCCATGCTACGTGGAGAAGCAATCCTGATGGTACATTGAAAGACTATTTCAACGCCCTAGATTATTCTTTTGGGACCATAGAACATGTATGGGATATCTTGGCTAGACTAAATCAGACCTACCAAGAGCCCGCCGAGACTCTTACTAATTATATCTACTGTTTGGACAAAATATTATACAATCTGAGGGATAAAGGAGGAATTGAAGCATCAGAGATCGATGAGAAACATATAAAACATTTGCTAAGGGGGGCCCTGACTAATAATCCTGTTGCTCAGCGACTTCGGTGCAGTGCCGTCGGGGCTCGACCTCCAATGTTGGGTGAATTAATAAAAGTAGTAAAGTTAGAGTAG